The DNA window TGTTGGACTGGGGAGAAGAAGCTGGTTTATATGTTTGGTTTCTTCTGCCTCCCAccccttttttttaataaaacttcaATTGTCTGCATAAATCATGACGTGTTCTTTTAACCAGTTGAATTTGAAAACCATGGCAACATACATGGCATGAGCTTGGACCGTAGCAGAGTTcactcattgtaaaaaaaaaaaaagggtggccTGGTTCTTAAATTGCTCTCCGACATTATCCCACCCGAATTACTTTACCTGTGAGCGGGTGACGCATAGTTGAGTCAGTAGTTGAAGACATGTGTCACTGAAGTGTGGGCGGCAACGTTTCTGCCTTGCCTTTTCAGTTTCGCCGTGAAGAAGATGCGGAAAAGGCCGTGATTGACCTGAACAACCGCTGGTTTAATGGCCAGCCGATCCACGCCGAGCTCTCCCCTGTGACCGACTTCAGAGAAGCCTGCTGCCGCCAGTACGAGATGGGGTAGGTGTGTGCAGGCCCCGGGGCGCCCTGGGCGGGTGGGGGGCACGCACCGCATGACCCCGTCTGTTCTGCAGGGAGTGCACGCGGGGAGGCTTCTGCAACTTCATGCACCTGAAGCCCATCTCTCGGGAGCTGCGGCGGGAGTTGTACGGGCGCCGCCGTAAGAAGTGAGTACTCGAGTGAACCGTGACTGTTGCTTAACCAAAATACTGTTTTCAAGTAAAGCTTGGCTTTCATGTCATTTCTCTTTAAAAGGCACTGCTTAGAATGtagtgcatattttaaaatgtaacatgtACTCTTTGAAGGACATTTTCCACGGCACGCACGGCTTCCTCCTCGTCAGGTCGAGATCAAACCTTAGTAACTGAGGAAACCGTTAAGCTGGTGACCACTAAAATTAGGTTTGTTTACACGGTGTTTATTCTCTGATATCTGGACTTCTTTACGTGCTGCCTATTTCCACTGGGGTTTCTTGGTTTTTATTGGCTTGGGCAGGTTTCtttggctgggggcgggggcaccGCCCTGTGGACCACCAACAGTTGGGCACCATTACGTGTCTGGTCCTGTTGCTTAAGTGCAGGTGGTCGTGTCACCAAGCAGAGAAAAGGCCAAGGTGTCAGTGTGACGAGTCTCCTCTCCTACTCTGATCACTGAGTTCTGACCCCAGAGGGGTTCTCGTCCCTCTCCTGTCAAACAGATATTTGGAAATGCAGACCATATTGGTGATTGTTTCATTGTCAACAAAAAGAAGTGTAGGAGAAAAAGAACCCTGGCCTCCCCTCACCCACGGTGGGCCCGATGGACACCGTCGCTGAGCTGCGTACATGGCGGGGCGGCGGCTTGGCTGGGGCGGGACCTGAAATGGGTCAGATGTGGGGTGAGGGGTGTGTACGTCCCGTTCACTCTGGAGTAGGGTTCCCCTGGCCGTTTGAGCTGGCGCCACAGGAGGATGTGATAGAGAAGGTGTCACAGCTCTTCAGTCTGCAGGTGCCCCTTTTTATCCCTGACACTTTAACGTCCGAAACGAGGGCACATCTTACAGCTCCAGTTGTGGCTTAATTGGCAGCGTTTTTCTCCTTTGTTGGCCTCATCGGCGCAATGAGCTGCAGCGTTCAGACGTGTCCGTCCCCGTCCTGTATGTTGCGTGCTGCAGT is part of the Mesoplodon densirostris isolate mMesDen1 chromosome 5, mMesDen1 primary haplotype, whole genome shotgun sequence genome and encodes:
- the U2AF1 gene encoding splicing factor U2AF 35 kDa subunit isoform X3; this encodes MAEYLASIFGTEKDKVNCSFYFKIGACRHGDRCSRLHNKPTFSQTIALLNIYRNPQNSSQSADGLRCAVSDVEMQEHYDEFFEEVFTEMEEKYGEVEEMNVCDNLGDHLVGNVYVKFRREEDAEKAVIDLNNRWFNGQPIHAELSPVTDFREACCRQYEMGECTRGGFCNFMHLKPISRELRRELYGRRRKKTFSTARTASSSSGRDQTLVTEETVKLVTTKIRFVYTVFIL